Proteins from one Legionella taurinensis genomic window:
- a CDS encoding acyltransferase family protein: MQKTLARCMALDVFRGLTVALMVIVNSPGNQTAYPWLEHSLWHGCTLADLVFPFFILVAGTSAVFSLSYAQSRGLTVRQLLPKIMQRAAMLFLIGLLLNAFPRFDWSHLRVYGVLQRIALCYFAASLLYLTCTVRAQAFIAAALLLGYWLLLCFIPVPDQGFISLSLKGNWVGYVDRVLLAPAHLYSGLFDPEGLLSTLPAIATALIGNLLGVGLLGESRPAQKTFLILLSGLGLMLVGGGWGLLFPINKALWTSSYVLWTGGVALLLFSGCYWLMDVKGLKSWGQPLRVLGTQALAVYVLHVLFLKLQAMVKWTLADGTVVSAKLMITRTLFGWAKAENASLLYALFYCALWWAVAFMRQKNRASGGVVRMTPGAP; this comes from the coding sequence TTGCAGAAAACACTGGCGCGTTGCATGGCCCTGGATGTGTTTCGCGGATTGACAGTGGCTTTGATGGTCATTGTCAACAGTCCTGGAAACCAAACGGCTTATCCCTGGCTTGAGCATTCCCTCTGGCATGGTTGTACCCTGGCGGATCTGGTTTTTCCGTTTTTTATTCTGGTGGCGGGGACGTCCGCTGTGTTCAGCTTGTCATATGCCCAGTCACGCGGTCTTACTGTCAGGCAATTGCTGCCAAAAATCATGCAACGTGCGGCCATGCTGTTTTTAATTGGTCTGCTGCTTAATGCCTTTCCCCGTTTTGATTGGTCGCATCTGCGCGTTTATGGTGTATTGCAGCGTATTGCCCTGTGCTATTTTGCGGCGTCCCTGCTGTATTTAACCTGCACAGTAAGAGCTCAAGCTTTTATCGCTGCTGCTTTATTGCTGGGGTATTGGCTTCTTCTTTGTTTTATTCCTGTGCCTGACCAGGGTTTCATTAGCTTAAGCCTTAAGGGAAACTGGGTAGGGTATGTTGATCGTGTGTTACTTGCCCCGGCTCATTTATATAGCGGGCTTTTTGATCCGGAAGGTTTACTGAGTACCCTTCCTGCAATCGCCACGGCCCTGATAGGAAACTTATTAGGCGTAGGGCTGCTGGGCGAATCGCGCCCTGCTCAAAAAACCTTCCTCATCCTGCTGAGCGGGTTGGGTTTAATGCTTGTCGGGGGGGGCTGGGGCCTGCTTTTTCCCATTAACAAGGCGTTATGGACAAGCTCCTACGTGCTGTGGACGGGTGGTGTGGCCTTACTCCTTTTCAGCGGTTGTTACTGGCTTATGGATGTCAAAGGCTTAAAATCCTGGGGGCAACCGCTCAGGGTGTTGGGTACCCAGGCGCTGGCGGTTTATGTTCTCCATGTCCTGTTTTTAAAACTCCAGGCAATGGTAAAATGGACACTGGCTGACGGAACGGTGGTGAGTGCAAAACTGATGATCACCCGGACGTTGTTTGGCTGGGCGAAAGCAGAAAATGCCTCGTTGCTCTATGCCTTGTTTTACTGCGCCTTATGGTGGGCTGTGGCCTTTATGAGACAGAAAAACAGGGCCTCCGGCGGGGTCGTGCGTATGACTCCAGGCGCGCCATGA
- a CDS encoding heme biosynthesis HemY N-terminal domain-containing protein, giving the protein MIRLFFIFIVLLASVWLGIQLSHDPGYLLIAINHWTVETTLWVAIILALLGFFLLHYLLLLGARLSRTPRAYKAWRHKRRTQHAQEQTRRGLIEFSEGYWSEARSNLIKALPNAETPLLNYLTAARAAQEMGDNQLRDDYLREAQQSMPEAKIAVELTQAQLQLANKQWEQALATLRHLQDLAPKHPYVLKLLIHLYREVRDWPQLIALLPELKKYHVLTGADYDNLRHQTYLQALCDLAKAGQSEALTQLVNSLPRALTHDPELMAEYSRYLAKQGQETQAESILRQTLRKQYSPLLVTLYGQLKVSESQLTFAESLLKKHPDSPELLLCLGRLSTHNHLWGKARTYFEKSLELEPTPQAYNELGKLLQELNDAAGACQAYRQGLTLVINKK; this is encoded by the coding sequence ATGATACGGCTCTTTTTCATTTTCATTGTCCTCTTAGCCTCCGTCTGGCTGGGCATTCAGTTAAGCCACGACCCGGGCTATCTGCTGATTGCTATTAACCACTGGACTGTGGAAACCACCCTGTGGGTCGCGATAATCCTGGCGTTGCTTGGTTTTTTTCTGCTTCATTACCTGCTTCTTTTGGGCGCCCGCTTAAGCCGCACTCCCCGCGCCTACAAGGCCTGGCGGCATAAACGGCGTACCCAGCATGCACAGGAACAGACCCGGCGCGGCTTGATTGAATTCAGTGAAGGCTATTGGTCGGAGGCCCGCAGTAACCTGATAAAGGCCCTTCCCAATGCGGAAACCCCTTTACTGAATTACCTGACTGCTGCGCGTGCGGCGCAGGAAATGGGCGACAATCAACTGCGCGATGATTATTTGCGCGAGGCTCAGCAATCCATGCCTGAAGCCAAAATTGCCGTTGAATTAACCCAGGCTCAATTGCAGTTGGCCAACAAGCAATGGGAACAGGCCCTGGCCACGTTAAGGCACCTGCAGGATTTAGCACCTAAACACCCTTACGTTTTAAAACTGTTAATTCATCTTTACCGGGAAGTGCGGGATTGGCCGCAATTGATTGCGCTTTTGCCGGAATTGAAAAAATACCATGTGCTAACCGGTGCCGACTATGACAATTTACGGCATCAGACTTACCTGCAGGCCCTGTGCGATCTGGCAAAAGCCGGTCAAAGCGAAGCCTTGACCCAGTTGGTAAACAGCCTGCCCAGGGCCTTGACTCATGATCCTGAACTGATGGCTGAATATAGCCGCTACTTAGCCAAACAGGGTCAGGAAACACAGGCAGAATCCATTTTAAGACAGACCCTGCGAAAACAATACAGTCCGCTTTTAGTTACCCTGTATGGGCAGTTGAAGGTCAGCGAATCCCAACTGACCTTCGCGGAATCCCTGTTAAAAAAACACCCCGACTCCCCGGAGTTGTTGCTTTGTCTCGGCCGATTAAGTACGCACAATCATTTATGGGGAAAAGCGCGCACCTATTTTGAAAAGAGTCTGGAGCTGGAACCGACACCCCAGGCTTATAACGAGTTGGGTAAATTGCTGCAGGAATTAAATGATGCAGCAGGTGCCTGCCAGGCCTATCGACAGGGGTTAACGCTGGTCATTAATAAAAAGTAA
- a CDS encoding uroporphyrinogen-III C-methyltransferase yields the protein MTKHRDDAHPSLPSEARPERPEAKSESRRLHWSPLSFAALGVAALSLILAWYALSESRQFNEEKQRLQTAFETLSQEQQSHVQQLNQLQQQLKSAQTRLQERLTELNTHVNTAMAQRLYQKQDWVLLKARYYLELAQINAHWTDNQATTAALLQQADELLKTLSDQRIYEIRQAIAKEIADVKSSPTLDIAGLMSQLDAAQSLVSKLPIKQSISSPSANTLPAAQQGTPSAWRERLRESLNLLEKLVVVRHQTDDIRPILSPLHQALLRESIRMNLQEAQWALLQNNEQVYQQSLAQALKDIHRTFEKKAPATQSLVNELHALKQTALNPARPVIGQSLPLLNQLIESNTAATPSAAQPASTQEDN from the coding sequence ATGACTAAACACCGTGATGACGCTCATCCCTCTTTGCCATCCGAAGCAAGGCCTGAGCGTCCTGAAGCAAAAAGCGAGTCTCGTCGTTTACACTGGTCGCCGCTTTCTTTTGCCGCCCTGGGTGTCGCAGCCCTGTCACTGATTTTAGCCTGGTATGCCCTTTCAGAGTCCCGTCAGTTCAACGAAGAGAAGCAGCGTCTCCAGACGGCTTTTGAAACCCTCAGCCAGGAGCAGCAAAGCCACGTGCAGCAGCTTAATCAGTTACAACAACAGCTTAAAAGCGCGCAAACCCGGTTGCAGGAGCGCCTGACTGAGTTAAACACCCACGTGAACACCGCCATGGCACAGCGTCTCTACCAGAAGCAGGATTGGGTCTTGCTTAAGGCGCGTTATTATCTTGAACTGGCGCAAATCAATGCGCATTGGACAGACAATCAGGCAACCACCGCCGCTCTTTTGCAACAGGCCGATGAGTTGCTGAAAACCCTATCTGATCAGCGCATCTATGAGATCCGTCAGGCCATTGCCAAAGAAATTGCCGATGTGAAATCCTCCCCCACCCTGGATATTGCTGGATTAATGAGCCAGCTCGATGCCGCGCAAAGCCTCGTATCCAAGTTACCGATTAAGCAAAGCATCAGCAGCCCTTCTGCTAATACGCTGCCCGCTGCTCAACAAGGGACACCCTCCGCCTGGCGAGAAAGGCTCAGGGAAAGCCTGAACCTCCTTGAAAAACTGGTCGTGGTCCGCCATCAAACGGACGACATCAGGCCCATTCTTTCACCGCTTCATCAGGCCTTGCTCAGGGAAAGCATCCGCATGAATCTGCAGGAAGCCCAGTGGGCATTGCTGCAGAATAATGAGCAGGTTTATCAGCAATCGCTGGCCCAGGCATTGAAAGACATCCACCGCACCTTTGAAAAAAAGGCGCCAGCCACTCAATCGTTGGTCAACGAACTGCATGCCTTAAAACAAACGGCATTAAATCCCGCCCGCCCGGTGATTGGTCAATCCCTGCCGCTTTTGAATCAATTGATTGAAAGTAACACGGCCGCCACGCCTTCTGCCGCTCAACCGGCTTCCACCCAAGAGGATAATTGA
- a CDS encoding sensor histidine kinase, whose product MGNFKKAVTYLDHSMQRSLSHAAHQLVAVGILAFAGFPLFYWIWTDWFPQPYENLSLRLVASLLGLGLALTPYWPLRLKPYLPWYWFITILYALPFFYAYFFLMSHASVISAMSLLCSVFLLVLLVDVPTMIILLVLGWGLALLCHYLSAPMVYFGEEHVEMLLVVSFVIIVGSTVNYKTAMLQQQRLDGMAAAAGMIAHELRTPLLGIKSGAVAMARYSPQLVQAYHLASEKGLLNNAIRPNRLQQLAGIHERIVSEIDYANTIIDMLLVKAGRENSLQNCKLEACSIADCLEQALERYPFKSAEERQLISWHGDFNFYGSRLLMQHVLFNLIKNALYAIATVQKGDVVIWAEQGEKCNFLYFRDSAKGMSEQQLARLFNHFYTTTFMGTGLGLSFCKLVMQRFGGDIQCESQEGAYTQFLLTFPKYD is encoded by the coding sequence ATGGGCAATTTCAAAAAGGCGGTGACCTACCTTGATCATTCAATGCAGCGCAGCCTGTCGCATGCCGCACACCAGCTCGTTGCCGTAGGAATACTTGCTTTTGCAGGATTCCCTTTATTCTACTGGATTTGGACAGACTGGTTCCCGCAACCCTATGAAAATTTAAGTTTAAGGCTTGTTGCAAGCCTGCTGGGATTGGGTCTGGCCTTAACGCCTTACTGGCCGTTGCGATTAAAGCCGTACCTGCCCTGGTATTGGTTTATAACCATTCTTTATGCGTTGCCGTTCTTTTACGCCTATTTCTTTTTAATGAGCCATGCCAGCGTGATATCGGCGATGTCACTTTTATGCAGTGTGTTTCTTCTGGTACTGCTCGTTGATGTGCCGACGATGATTATTCTGCTGGTGCTGGGTTGGGGATTGGCGCTGCTTTGCCATTACCTGTCAGCGCCCATGGTCTATTTTGGCGAAGAGCACGTCGAAATGCTCTTAGTGGTGAGCTTTGTCATTATTGTTGGTTCAACGGTAAACTACAAAACGGCCATGCTGCAACAGCAGCGTTTGGACGGGATGGCAGCGGCTGCCGGGATGATTGCGCATGAATTGCGAACGCCGCTGCTCGGCATTAAAAGCGGGGCTGTAGCCATGGCGCGGTATTCGCCGCAACTCGTTCAAGCCTATCATTTAGCCAGTGAAAAGGGGTTGCTCAACAACGCCATTAGGCCCAACCGATTGCAACAATTAGCCGGCATCCATGAGCGCATCGTCAGTGAAATTGATTATGCCAATACCATCATTGACATGCTGCTGGTTAAAGCCGGCCGTGAAAACTCGCTGCAAAACTGTAAACTGGAGGCCTGCTCCATTGCGGATTGCCTTGAGCAGGCTCTGGAACGTTATCCGTTCAAAAGCGCGGAAGAGCGTCAGCTCATCAGCTGGCATGGCGATTTTAATTTTTACGGGTCAAGGCTGTTAATGCAGCATGTGTTGTTTAATCTCATTAAAAATGCGTTGTATGCCATCGCCACGGTGCAAAAAGGGGATGTGGTGATCTGGGCTGAGCAAGGGGAAAAGTGCAATTTCCTTTATTTCAGGGATTCCGCAAAAGGCATGTCTGAACAACAATTGGCGCGTTTGTTTAATCATTTTTATACCACCACGTTTATGGGAACGGGTCTAGGATTGTCTTTTTGCAAACTGGTCATGCAGCGTTTTGGGGGAGATATTCAGTGTGAATCGCAGGAAGGGGCCTACACTCAATTCTTGTTGACATTTCCCAAGTACGACTGA
- a CDS encoding response regulator yields MQHYSIPTCYFPSTALFIDDSRDFLLNFVLQLDEGLAYRMFDSPFDALDCIHRKRGESEMLSQRCLSEYTEAKHCPLTNQTINLNLAAIHAEIYNPQRFSEISVVVVDYAMPGMDGIEFCRRIADTNIKKILLTGKADEKVAIEAFNEGLIHRYIQKSDPLAAELITKSIYELQWQYFQAMSEMIVHMLSVTSPSCLHDKHFAEFFKQLREEKGIVEYYLADNSGSFLLLDDDARVSFLIVKNQSDLRLHYDLARDNGLNGPVLEQLLSGEKIPCLWQVNSLNSNWENNLVPAHPLKGEDTYYYAYVQGKALFDVQEDRILSYHRHLEEVDAEELLLL; encoded by the coding sequence ATGCAACATTATTCAATTCCCACCTGTTATTTTCCAAGTACTGCCTTGTTTATAGACGACAGCCGCGATTTTTTGCTGAATTTCGTGTTGCAACTGGATGAAGGATTGGCTTATCGCATGTTCGATTCCCCGTTTGATGCACTGGATTGCATTCACAGGAAACGGGGTGAATCCGAGATGCTGAGCCAGCGCTGCTTAAGCGAATACACGGAAGCCAAGCATTGCCCACTGACCAATCAAACCATCAATTTGAATCTGGCGGCCATTCACGCTGAAATTTACAACCCTCAGCGGTTCTCGGAAATTTCCGTGGTGGTTGTGGATTATGCCATGCCCGGCATGGATGGCATTGAATTTTGCCGCCGCATTGCCGACACCAACATTAAAAAAATACTGCTGACTGGTAAGGCGGATGAAAAAGTAGCAATTGAAGCCTTCAATGAAGGGTTGATCCATCGCTACATTCAGAAAAGTGATCCGCTGGCAGCCGAATTGATCACGAAGAGCATTTATGAACTGCAATGGCAGTATTTTCAGGCGATGTCGGAAATGATCGTGCACATGCTGTCAGTGACGTCGCCAAGTTGCCTTCATGATAAACATTTTGCCGAATTTTTTAAGCAATTGCGCGAAGAAAAGGGCATTGTCGAATATTACCTTGCGGACAATTCCGGCAGTTTCCTGTTACTGGATGATGATGCCCGTGTGAGCTTCCTGATTGTAAAAAACCAGTCGGATTTACGGTTGCACTATGATCTGGCGCGTGACAACGGGTTGAATGGGCCGGTCCTGGAGCAACTATTAAGCGGGGAAAAAATCCCCTGCCTCTGGCAGGTCAACAGTTTAAATTCAAACTGGGAGAATAATCTCGTGCCTGCCCATCCACTCAAGGGCGAGGACACCTATTATTATGCCTATGTCCAAGGCAAGGCATTGTTTGATGTCCAGGAAGACAGAATACTCTCTTACCATCGTCACCTTGAAGAGGTGGATGCTGAGGAATTGCTGTTGCTTTAA